From the Octopus sinensis unplaced genomic scaffold, ASM634580v1 Contig18731, whole genome shotgun sequence genome, the window TGCCATCCCCTAGCTGgatcattttcaaaatatttggatTCTATTCTGTGTAAAGAAATCGTGAAATCCCTGAAAACAAGCACCGATTAAATTGAATTCGTCTCAAAGAACACAACCAAGCAACCTCCATtaattttatctaaaataattacttctaagaaattaaatattaatatactagaaaatataaaaatactaatcacaaattaatttaattttaaaagagaTAAACGTTTAAAAAGCAACAAACATAGTCTTACGTAACACACTTTATTAACAAAAAACCCGAGATAAAATAGTTAACTAAACTAATCCGACGACCCGTCCGCATCTGAAGTCTGGAGACCAGCCTCTTCTGCTTCTGGTCGAAGGAATAGCTCTGTGAGAGCATTTTCCAGCCGACAATTCTGCCCATGTGGCATTAGGGGGCTGGATCTGCGTGCATTAACAGATGCACTCTCTAGAGTTCTCTTCAGGACAGTGGACTGCGTATAGACCTGAATGTACCTATCGACTCCCAACTGCCTGAGATAACCTTTGTGGTACTTAGATACAATTCCTTCCCATGTCATCACGCAAGGAATGACAAGGACCTTGCATCTGTGCATCAACCCAAGCTCGTTTGCAAGAAGgtcatattatatattctataagaaggtctatatatttataaacgagATTAAATATTATGAATTTAGCTATGGTAAGGAATATGAATGTAATCATATTGGATTTATATTCATAATTGCCCAAGAATAATCAAATATTGGTAATAATTTAATCACCAGCACCGCCGCGCTTGCCTTCTGTCGGCAGCATCCACGGCTAGTGGAGCTTGGCTTTGTGCATTCCCGAACGCCCCATCTGGCACTCTGCTTGACGATGAAACGGTAAGGATCGGAGTCTCTCTGCGACTCGGACTAAGGCAATGTGTCCCGCACACGTGCCGCTGTGGCTGCACTGTTGACCCTTTCGGTCTGCACCCTTTATCGTGCAGGAGGAGTGCCGGACGTTTCCCGAGGCACTCTGCTATGAATGACATCATTCGGAGGGGCCTCGACTCGGCGGGATTTCCTTCGGTTCTCGAACCACCGGGCCTTGATCGCGGCGACGGGAaacgtcctgacgggatgaccTTTTTTCCCTTTGAAGGCGGAAAAGGCCTCGTCTGGGACGCAACCTGCTGCGACACCTTTTCTGCTTCTCACTTAACTTCGTGTGCTCTGGAGGCCAAATCTGCAGCTAAGAAGGCTGAATATTTAaagcttttaaaatattctgCCCTCTCGGAGAAGTTTTCCGTTGTGCCGATCGCGGCGGAGACGTCGGGTGCTCTCGGTCCAAAAACAGAAAAGTTTCTTCGCAAGCTCGGAGCCAAAATCTCAATGCGCAGGTAGACTTGTTGAATgattaatttttgaattttaaaaatcattgttttatttgatttatagtttaCTAGTACTCACAAATGCCGGTGTGGGGCCATCGTCGATTGTTATGGACACCATGCTCTCTCTTGTCGAAGAAGTGCAGGACGATTTCCAAGACACAAGGCGATCAACGAAATTGTCAAGCGAGCCCTGGAGTCTGCAGGATACCCGGCCGTACTTGAACCGGTCGGGCTTGACCGAGGAGATGGGAAACGTCCTGATGGGATCACAATTTTCCCATTTGAAGAGGGGAAACCCCTAGTCTAGGACGCAACCTGTGTGGACACTCTCTGCCCGTCCAACATTGCCGGGAGCGCAGTGGACAGACTGTATGCCGCAAAAAAAACGATGAGGGCGAAGGAAAGAAATTATGAAGCGCTGCGAGATCGATTCGTGTTCTGTCCGATTGTGGTCGAGACAACTGGAGGAATAAGTGGGAAATCGCTTCGCTTCCTAAAGAAGCTTGGACGCTTAGCCACATTAAAAAGCCACGACACACGTGAGACCCGGTGGCTTCTCCAGTTGATCTCCGTTGCtatcgtgagaggcaacgcaacgtcAATTATGTTGGCGGGGTTCACTTCGGACCGGTtaaattttcttaattaattCCATAAATTAACTTCTGTATCtgtaataaaaatgtttatagtaaAATTAATACTATTCTCGATTTTCATagtatttaattagcagcagaggataagatggaatggcaatttCTTGTGAGATACGTTATTATATGTGACCGGTTGAATACGAGCCCAGGTTGAATacgagccgttaaaaaaatcgtcaatatttttttaatgaaaaaattaatcaattaattaatttatacctTTATAATGATTTGTAATTTTAACAATTCtaaatttttcacaaatttttgttttcttaacggTTTACGTCAGATAGAATAGTAATAGATTTTTCCTCacgttagtttttttttgttatgaagGTTGTCCGTTTCAATCTGCTACAAAAGCAAGAAATTATAACCTATCTGAAATATCAAATTATACCATCCAATTTGCTAAAGGAGAAGCGAAATTTTATAAGAACTACATCCTTATTCAGATTAATAGACTCCTCGCCGGAtcaattattttttatcaaaacaaGTGGAATTCTTTTGCATGTGTTCGTTGTGGAAGAGGATGAACAGCAGAGGATATTTATTGAAAATGTTCACCTCAAAAATGGACATCCTGGTCGTGATAgacttctttctcttttaaagAATTTAGTCTATGGATCTTGCAGAGATGAAGTTATGCTTGTTCTCAGGTCTTGTCCACAATGTCTTGCAAGACGACTTATGAACACTCGACCAAGTATAACACCTATCAGAGCATATACAGTCAGAGAAAGGTAGTAGTTATCTACTCTAATATcagatatatttttgatttagTTGATCTACGGCATTATTCAAATGCCAATGACAATTTTTGCTGGCTTTTGGTTGGGTTGgattctttttctaaattttgttGGACAAGACCTCTAAAGACTAAATCGGCCATGGAGGTGTCAAGtgcaataaaaagtataattCTGATGTTTGGAAAACCAACCATTTTGCACACAGACAATGGCAAGGAATTCGTAAACGAAAAAATGTTCGATTTATGCTCAACATATCGTATAAAACACGTCAGAGGGCGTCCTAGGTGTACATGGGTGCAGGGACAAGTAGAGCGGCTGAATCAGACATTGAAGTTCATGATTTCTTCTACGTGCTTTTCAAAgaatttgaatttcagatggATCGATATCATCGAAGAAATTACAAGTTCGTATAATTCTGTCCAGCATTCGACCACTTTGCACGCTCCATTCGAATTGATGTTTGGAGCTTCTGCCGATGACACCGTTAATAATCACTACTCAGAAaacgaaatgaatgaaatattccACCAAATTTATTCGGGGAATAAAGAAACACAAAGTGAAGCAACTGAATATCTTGCATGGTTTTGGTCATCGAATGAAACCACGAGAACGAAAGCAATTTCGAATTCAGACCATGCCGAAAGAAAAATGTTAGGAAAAAGAACCTGGAAGAATGATATTTCCATTTTTAACATCGGCGATCGAGTTGTCAGGAGGGTGTATcttgacaataataaaaaaacacggAAAAGTGCCTTAAATGAGCACATTGATACATTCACATATTATGTTAGAGGAGTATCTGCCACAGGAATTGTTGGTACTGTGAGCAGAAGATGGTACTGTGATTCAAGAAAATAGCAGAGACTTAGCGAGGCTAGAATAGCTTAATCGAAATTTAAAGATTTTcttacaaattaatttaaataagatTATTTAAGTGATAACAGGAACAAAGATCTTCTTAAATTATTCCCGAATATGATCAAGAAAAGTTGttcagcaatttttttctgtttaatcaAAATTCAATCAATTCTTTTGTCAGATGGCTCGGATCGCTGATCTGTGTACATGAAGGACACTCGCAAGACCCAATGGCTGTTTCAGCGTCTCTCATTGGGGGCTGCGTggcctctttccttctcctttttatACATACTTTCCGCCTATCAATGAAATGtatattatcaaaaattaaaatgatgtaaattataatttgctaatgttgtgAATAATTTGACTAATTTAAAGCAAACTTGGTTTAGAtataaaacttcattttttaaaagattaaagGTTCAATCATTAGTACGCGCTGTAAGCCATTTTGTCAATTGGCTTTTTTTATCGGTATATTGACTATCgatttttttaacggctcgtATTCAACCGTATCTCATTTTCGACCGGtcacattatataataaaaaatgacgAAAAATGCGCAAATTCAACATTTGGTCAAAGAATCGCAAGAAGTAGGTAGCGAACAATTTCAAGGCTTTGACAAGAAAGATTTTGATTCATTTGGATTAGAATGATTCATCCAAGGACTGTTTTATCAAAGgaactggtatttatatataccagtcactaaagcaaaaaagtaaaagaattggtttttcacatattttacatttgtttttgaatgATTTTCTAATGTAACATGATAAAtctgtataaaaatgtaaaaatgtaacgtgaatcaattaggttttttttcaaataaaattacttatttaaaatttaaaaagcacTTTTGAAGGGTATGTTGGTTTTGTGAGCAAtgataaaatcagaaacagcttaagaaattatttaaacatggtctaatttattatataactattttcaggataaaataaaacgatttatacaatttttttctgtGGTCCTTCCAAAAACCGGGTCCGCTCTAAAACCGTTGACATTTTATAAAGCTCTTCCATGTAAAAGCATGTAATGGGTAGGGCCATACGTGTCGCCCACCCATATGAGCCGACCATGACATATTAAAGTAGTTTCTTTGAAAAATTATCGATTTTATCATCTAATTTGCCAACAAAATTGAAAGGCCCAAAAATAGCCAATTTGAGAGGGTTGAGTGTATTAAAAAATCAGAATAATAGAATAGGATCAGAATAATAGAATAGGATCAGAATAATAGAATAGGATCAGAATAATGGAATAGGATCAGAATAATAGAATAGGATCAGAATAATAGAATAGGATCAGAATAATAAAaagatcaaaataataaaaaaatcaaaataataaaaaaatcaaaataaacaatagaatactagagagaaataaatttaaaaaagtctgtatgaatgcatattaattaattgataaaatgaatacaaattcacttgtaaaatatactttatgcaagatattttaccagtaatcaatttaattaatagtcaaacaaataaaaaaacaaaaaaattataaaataaaaacattaaagcacgaaaaaataaaataagaattaactaCAGACATgcacaacaaaagaaaataatataacgtGCGTGATAATTTATTGTAGTTAATtcgataaattaaaaacatttaaaaaataaaataaataacatttaatgtcATCAATCAACGTTGGCCTGATCGAATCGAGTGAGTACAATAAAATAGACCTTGTTGTCAGAAGAGTACTCCGAAAGAATCACGTCCACGTTTTGGCAAGCAATAAAGAGAAGttatacttaattattattataacacattCCGTTGGAACATGAACGAAGTTATAATCCCACACGTGTCCCAAGCGAAACAATCTTCTTGACCATCCTTGTCTATGCCCCTCTGTTGCGGGCGAGATCCCGCAAAGATTCTAGGTCGTCCCAGTTTTTAAAACTTTTGCCATGAAGTTTGAGATCCCTCTCCAGAACTGCCGGAAGAGTGGATCTAGGACCTAAATTTCTTTCCGGTAGTGAAATATCTGCTGAAGACATTTTATACCATGCACAAGTTCGATGGCTATCACAAGGTGAAACAGCATGTCGTGTGTTCGATTTACGAAAAGAAATATCAATCTTTTACTCATCAAAGCAAAAAGAGTGTCCTTTggataaaaaaatttcttaattgACTTAGCATTTCTGGTtgatgtactcacatatattaataatttgaatatatctttgcaAGGTAAAGACCAAACAAAGATCCTGGCCGTCGTTAGAATAActtgtataatacatttcttttaattaattttccttctttcttatcttttgtccatgaaataattatttattttaataatatgatgtCCCTGATGAACGAGAGCATTTCCTGTCTAAGAACTCATTCGGTTTCGATTACAATGGGCAACCTATGCGGtcacttttaataattaaaaaaattactatattaatatcgaaaaaataatgcagaaaatgtgcggccgtggaagagaaggaaaacaaaatgcTATGCGGCCGCAAACCCAAAAAGCTTGCGCACCCCTGATCTAGGTCTTCCACGATATTTGTCTCCATGTTCGGAGAAATAATCGTCCATTGCCCGATTGGCCGGAGCTCTGGGGTCCATTCGCAAAATATGGCCAAATAATTTCCACCGGCCTCCAACGATTTCTTGAGACAATGGCGTAGCATCGTAGTGTTTATACAGAGATAGATTGCTAATTTTTGATGGCCAGTGTATTCCGTGTAAGAGACGTAGTTTTTTACGGTGAAAAGAGTCTATAGTCTTCAGTTCAGTGTCCGAGATCCCCCATGTTGACGAGTTGTATAGTAGAACAGGCTTTACGAATGCATTATAAAGCCTTGATCTGAGAGCCCGATTTATCGGCCAAGCTTGGAGCCATTTTTTACGTATTCTGCTCAGAGCCGCGGTAGCAAGCATCTTTCTACGAGAAATGTCTTCACTATCTCAAAGTAGGGAGCCGAGTTTGTTGGCATTCCTCCATGTTTCGCCAATTCTGGTGTCCATTCGTTTTATCTCTGTCAATTCAGTTTTGGAAGTGTTAATTATCAGGAACCATCTGTTAAGCATTCGTCGAGAATTGTTTGAAAATGTCTATTGCACAATGTCTGATATAACACAAGCAAAACAATCATACGAACTATCTATTATGTCTTTCAATGTAAGAGGCCTTAAATCGACATGGAAACAACATGTGAGGACATGAAGAAATACAGGATCTCGGTTGGATGTCTACAAGAAACCAAAGTGAAACTCGGGGATGAGCAAGTCTATGGGGACTATCGCCTTATTCTGCTGCCCTCTGAATGCGGACACTTGTGGCACACAAACACCTATCTACTTGTATTCATCGCTGCAGGAGAGTCATCGATCGAATATCTGTACTACAAATAAGTACCGGACACAAAACCGGAATGCTTTCTATCATTAATGTTTATGCCCCTCAAAATGGCAGGATTGCCAAGAATCTCGACGAACTAGACTTTTTTACGAGGAGCTAGCTAGGACACTCACAAGTCTGGAGGATTCGTCCATTCTATTCATCgcgggggattggaatgccaagGCCGATAAGGCTGCCTTATTTGACTCCCGATCATATGGAGGATCTCGAGTtgacagtgatcataaaatggtcgtTGGACGTTTCTACATCAAGAAACACCATGCGCCCCTCAACGCGCGAAGACGCCCATCTGGTTCAAGGAAAAGATATCTCACGGAAAAACTTTTGTACTCCTCCCTCACTCGGGAAAACTATCAAAAATCATTGGAGAGCTATATCTCTCGTATAAGAACTTCAAAAGCGTTGGACTTTGAAAATTACTCagctaattagtttctttttattacaaTAATGTGTGCCgtgaattatttttcaaaaagctCTAATTTAGACCGTGAATAAAAcagataacattttcttttatgcttttaatgAATGACTTCAAATTGACCTCGGAAGAATTAGAAACGACCGCCGCAAGCTCAATCGGCTTTTTGAGCGTGTCTAAATATACGATCTTAGGTGAAACAGTTTTTCAATTCTATCCAGTCGATCATCAGACACACAAGAATAAGTGTATTTTCCATTTTAGATACGTACAATCAGCCAAGAATATGATGATGGCAATACTATATCTGATCATGCGTGAGGATCAAAAGACGGAGGTGACTGAAGAGCTTAACCGGCCTCAGGTTTCCCGACCATTAGGAATCCTCTAGAACAGGTGTTCTCAACCGGGGGCGAAAATTTTGTACAAGGGGGCGATAATTTTGTACAGGGGggcgataatatatttaataaaaaataaaatttatatttattaaaaattgtttaattagaatatttttaatggCAAGCCTAATAATTTAGAGCACGCTATAcaccagcggttctcaaccgtggtccccagaaaatttttagtggtccccaggaattttcgaaaaataaaaatatattaaagttaaaactaattgtacaattaagtataaatcaaaaacattgaaattaatcaagcGGTTCTCAAGGGGGAAAATCCTTTAGGTGGCTTTCAAGGGGGAAAATCCTTTCGAGAATTTGTGAACTTTCCCCTGCGATCTCTTTGTTTTTGCGTGATAATATGCAGCATGATTGGGCCGATCAATTCGATGATTTTACTGGCTTTTtcaacgcatatcaatagccatcttgcgtgggaattgccattccatcttatcctctgctgctaattaaatactaaataacaGATTCAAATATGATAAtttcgtttttaaaaaaaatatatgtaaaaaaaaaattttaataaaaaattataaatttcttttaagaTGCCAATCTGTAGGAAAGACAGATTTTTGTTACGACGATTTATCAAATTGAAAAGCAAaaaagatattaataatatattaattaatttcttcaaaaaacaatttttttgggTTTTAGTGGTGCATGAATAGGCTTGAATGGCCACTTAATAGTCCAAGAAAGTTTGCCCTCAAATGCGAAAAAAGTTTTTTGATATACGAGTAATCCCCCGAGTACTGCCCCCTTATCAACGGAACATGTATAGTCCTCCCAATTAGTCGACAGTCGGTGACGAATTTGCCCATAAATATTCCCGTCTTGTACGTACATTCAAATACCAGGGAGGAACATTGGTAACACGTGACTATTTACAAAATTCTAAGTTATTCAATACATTTTTGTTCGAATGGGATATCAGGTTggctgaagaaaaaaacaaaatactactCGTAATTGACCAATGTCCATCTCACAAGATTTTTACAAATTTACAGCAAATTGAAATAATGTTTTTGCCGGCAAATGCTACGTGTTTATTACAGCCGATGGACCAAGGAGTCATTAAGACATTCAAGACGCTATTCAATAAAttcaaatttcttgaaattattgaaaaaaatgaaCTCGGAAAATCGTCATCTGAGGAATGTAAAGAAATAAACCTTAaggatgctttttttttaattagtctataaaaatattcaaatttgtcTCTCGAATCCGCCAAACTCTCGAATCCGCCGTAATTTCCCAGGTCCCAAAtttggcggattcgagaggttttactgtacCAAAATTTTACTCTTTGTGGTttcattaataaaatgaaattaactgCCCATAGGTATCGCGTGGCCCATGTGACAAAATAATCGCATATGTGGGAGAAGCATGAAGtcgagtaacaacaacaacaattgtcaaTTGTTGGATGAAAATAAACGAACAGAGAACATGTTTTCCTGAAACTAATTCAAAAAAAGAATCTGAATTAATTGATAAGCATGTTTTAGCTTTAATGGATCTTGAAATAAACGGAATTGAGGATAATGATACTTTGTATAATGGAAATGATGAAATTGAAGGGTCCGACTTAAAAGATTCAATGAGAATAATCAATGATCTTGAAACTTCCTTATTCAACACTTGCCCTGAAGGACTCAAAGAATACTATGAATTCAAGATAAAAATGTCGAAGattctaagaaataaatataatactggATTCAAAATAACTGattatttttcatagaataaattAATTCCTCTTTTTTAATAcgaaaaaacatattttattattaaaaaatacaaatatttgcgtttgaaatataaaaattatatatacctcTATCTTAGGGGCAATGGGAGAAATCAATtaaaatgtttcagtcattattaataatgtttatttaaaaatacatgATTCTTCAAACCAATAattaattatagaaattaaaGGATCAAGGAACcaataaacatagaaataatgaaaaaaaccataaataacaagtaaaaactattcatcgcagaaaaatataaaataaatattttttagatatagaaaatgtataaaaatgggagaaatcaattaaaatgcttcagtcattattaataatgtttatagAATGATTAAAAATACATGATTCTTCAAaccaataattaattataaaattaaaggaTCAAGGAACcaataaacatagaaataatgaaaaaaaccataaataacaagtaaaaactattcatcgcagaaaaatataaaataaatattttttagatatagaaaatgtataaaaatgggagaaatcaattaaaatgtttcagtcattattaataatgtttatagAATGATTAAAAATACATGATTCTTCAAaccaataattaattataaaattaaaggaTCAAGGAACcaataaacatagaaataatgaaaaaaaccataaataacaagtaaaaacaattcatcacagaaaaatataaatacatcaacCACAAAAAGTAATGACAAACTACACGTCATATAATACGTTATtttaggaattaaataaaatcttgaaatttaaaaaaaataaaattataattttagttatttgtatttaaattacactgtttcaaattatttgttattgtctcctCATTATAATAAACTTTGGAAAAAAATCAGATAGATAGTGTGCTTCTATACTGAAAACTTCAATTCTCATTCTGATTAACGAGGTTACTTGATTATCTTTTAGCAGTTGTACGAGGACAATGTTGCCAGATAAGCTATTTAAATTaaacgtgtttattttattttttgattattgattttttttcgaaTTGGctctaaaatttttatttaccaaaaatggccaatttgcAAGGGTTCACTGTATCGATATTTTTCATCCCTATCAAAAAATCTATTTTTGTGTATAAAGAATCAACATTGATCCCAGACTTTATGAAGTTTATCTCTAATCCAGAATTTAAATATGAGGTACAGAAAAGTCTGCGAGCTAACTTGAGTTATCAAACATGCTCCAATTATTCTCATACGATATTTGACCGCACTATACAATGCAAACTAGAGACTTGGGTACGTACCGGACTCTTGGAAAAAGTATGACGTATGATTCCAAAGCCTAGAAAAATTAAGGACCATGAAGAGAACTATCGGTCAATAAGCCTAATATGCTCCGTCTTTAAAATTATAAAACGGATTGTCTTCACAAGGCTTTCGAACTTCGTAGAGGAATCAGGTACACTTGCAGCGGAGCAGTGGGGATTCCGACGAAAAAGATCCTACGGGAATTGTTCTATATGGCTACATACAAGTCCTCATCTATATGGCTTGGAAATGGAAATAACTCACCGCGCAATGAAGGATTGGCATGTTTTCTTCAGgatctgaatattttctttttcagcgAAGAACTGGTCTCAAGGTGCCCTCATTGTAAAGCGGCGAAGAAAACAGTGGATCATCTGGCCACTAGATGTGAACGTATGCTGTATCTTGACTACACGAGACGTCATAATGAAGGTGTACGCTGTTTACATCTCCATTTTTGTCGTCTTTATGGATTGAAGAATCAGAAAAGGTTGAAGACACATTCAGTGCAGGAGGTTATATCGAATGAAAGAGTTGAGGTACGGGTGGACACTCGAATCGAGACTGATTCTACCGTTCGTTATAACAAACCTGATTTATTGGTATATGATAAAAAAGAGAACGTAATTTGGATTGTGGAAGTGGGAGTTACTTCTCAAGATAATTTACAGCGAGTAGAACTTGAAAAGTTAAGAAAATATGATTTGCTCGCTAATGAATTATCCCTGATTCACAAGGCCAAAGTGAATATAATTCCTGTTGTCCTTGCATGGGATggcattgtgtctaaatattttaaaaaatatttggactCGATCAGAGTGAGGGAACATCTGATTGCTTATATGCAATCAATCGCGCTTAAGCGTACGATGGAGAGCACTGTGCTGGACTTTCGGAGTGGTCTTTCGCAAATGGATTATGAAGCCCGGGTTGAGGAGGTACTCTCAAAATACGAGGAAGCTAACGGGATCGGTGACCAAGAGATCGCGGTGCGTCGACTCGTCGAGGATGCCTACCATGTTCCTTTTCTGGATGGTTCGAAACGAGTTAAAATTGACGAAAGTGTGAACCCTGGGATGATAGATCGGGAAGATAGTGGAGCTCGTAGAGTGGACTCCGAAGGCTGAAAGGTCTTTTAAGTAATTATTTGttaacatttgttttgtttcaatcGTGTCTATACATCAATATTAAcaattagttaaatattttagagaaatattctactttttaatttataaaaaagcGTGGAACTATGCGTATTGTGAAGCTCAGCAAAGAAATTcttgaaaaaatcaaaaaaatcagagaaaaccAAGAAGAAAACACAATAGACGACAGTCCCAACAGAAAACAACGATTAAGACTAAAGCAGCTTGCGAAAAACATATGCTTTGAAAATGGAAATGTATTCTTTATTAAGAATTCAACCAAATTGTGATTTTTCGCAGAGGATGACATGACATTGAGTTGAAGCGTAAATGTATTGAGGTATTGGATTAATTAACATAAGTCGAAATCTGCGGTAGAAATACCTAAcctattccaaaatattttttattacatcGGACCACCAATCATCCTCCAAACAGACAATGAGAAAGAATTCTGTAATTCGTTAATTGACGAAGTCTGTGAAAAATATTCGATCAAGCATGTGCGTGGTAGGGCACGAGCGCCCTGGATACAAGGGCAAGTAGAGAGGTTGCCTgatggttttaattttttaaggTTCAACCAAAGCATAAAACGTTGGATATCTTCACCAAGTGCCTCTCGTGGATATTTTGGGCGATATTGTACCATAATCAAAGACATTGTTTATGATTACAATAACACAATACACTCCACAACCGGAAAAGACCTGTTCTACTTGTTTATGGGTGCTCAAAATCCAATAACGGAGTCGAAAATT encodes:
- the LOC115231550 gene encoding uncharacterized protein LOC115231550 produces the protein MATYKSSSIWLGNGNNSPRNEGLACFLQDLNIFFFSEELVSRCPHCKAAKKTVDHLATRCERMLYLDYTRRHNEGVRCLHLHFCRLYGLKNQKRLKTHSVQEVISNERVEVRVDTRIETDSTVRYNKPDLLVYDKKENVIWIVEVGVTSQDNLQRVELEKLRKYDLLANELSLIHKAKVNIIPVVLAWDGIVSKYFKKYLDSIRVREHLIAYMQSIALKRTMESTVLDFRSGLSQMDYEARVEEVLSKYEEANGIGDQEIAVRRLVEDAYHVPFLDGSKRVKIDESVNPGMIDREDSGARRVDSEG